One stretch of Zingiber officinale cultivar Zhangliang chromosome 6B, Zo_v1.1, whole genome shotgun sequence DNA includes these proteins:
- the LOC121988769 gene encoding co-chaperone protein p23-1-like isoform X1, whose translation MQNCLGFRRSRHPSTKWAQKSDTVYITIELPDAKDVKLTLQPEGRFYFSATSGAENIPYELDLELLDKVDVDESKTAVGLRTICYLIKKAEKKWWSRLLKQEGKPPVYLKVDWDKWIDEDDEKENKFGGMNFDDMDFSNLNMGGADDGLDDEDDDDLLADTADKDGDDDEDAGEAKPNGEERAENAQTATTGEPENKA comes from the exons ATGCAGAACTGTCTAGGTTTCCGCCGAAG CCGGCATCCATCTACAAAATGGGCTCAAAAATCGGATACTGTTTATATTACAATTGAGCTGCCGGATGCAAAGGATGTTAAGCTCACATTGCAGCCTGAAGGTCGTTTCTATTTCTCTGCAACCAGCGGAGCAGAGAACATTCCATATGAGCTCGATCTGGAGTTGCTTGATAAGGTTGATGTTGAT GAGAGTAAAACTGCCGTTGGCTTGAGGACCATATGCTACCTCATCAAGAAAGCAGAGAAGAAATGGTGGAGCAGGTTGTTAAAGCAGGAAGGGAAGCCTCCTGTCTATTTGAAAGTTGACTGGGACAAGTGGATTGATGAAGATGATGAGAAGGAAAACAAAT TTGGGGGCATGAATTTTGATGACATGGACTTCTCG AACTTGAATATGGGTGGTGCTGATGATGGGCTTGATGATGAGGATGATGACGATTTGTTGGCTGATACTGCTGATAAAGATGGAG ATGACGATGAAGATGCTGGAGAAGCCAAGCCAAATGGAGAAGAAAGGGCGGAGAATGCTCAAACTGCAACTACTGGTGAACCTGAAAACAAAGCATGA
- the LOC121988769 gene encoding co-chaperone protein p23-1-like isoform X2, with the protein MQNCLGFRRSRHPSTKWAQKSDTVYITIELPDAKDVKLTLQPEGRFYFSATSGAENIPYELDLELLDKESKTAVGLRTICYLIKKAEKKWWSRLLKQEGKPPVYLKVDWDKWIDEDDEKENKFGGMNFDDMDFSNLNMGGADDGLDDEDDDDLLADTADKDGDDDEDAGEAKPNGEERAENAQTATTGEPENKA; encoded by the exons ATGCAGAACTGTCTAGGTTTCCGCCGAAG CCGGCATCCATCTACAAAATGGGCTCAAAAATCGGATACTGTTTATATTACAATTGAGCTGCCGGATGCAAAGGATGTTAAGCTCACATTGCAGCCTGAAGGTCGTTTCTATTTCTCTGCAACCAGCGGAGCAGAGAACATTCCATATGAGCTCGATCTGGAGTTGCTTGATAAG GAGAGTAAAACTGCCGTTGGCTTGAGGACCATATGCTACCTCATCAAGAAAGCAGAGAAGAAATGGTGGAGCAGGTTGTTAAAGCAGGAAGGGAAGCCTCCTGTCTATTTGAAAGTTGACTGGGACAAGTGGATTGATGAAGATGATGAGAAGGAAAACAAAT TTGGGGGCATGAATTTTGATGACATGGACTTCTCG AACTTGAATATGGGTGGTGCTGATGATGGGCTTGATGATGAGGATGATGACGATTTGTTGGCTGATACTGCTGATAAAGATGGAG ATGACGATGAAGATGCTGGAGAAGCCAAGCCAAATGGAGAAGAAAGGGCGGAGAATGCTCAAACTGCAACTACTGGTGAACCTGAAAACAAAGCATGA
- the LOC121988769 gene encoding co-chaperone protein p23-1-like isoform X3, whose product MSRHPSTKWAQKSDTVYITIELPDAKDVKLTLQPEGRFYFSATSGAENIPYELDLELLDKVDVDESKTAVGLRTICYLIKKAEKKWWSRLLKQEGKPPVYLKVDWDKWIDEDDEKENKFGGMNFDDMDFSNLNMGGADDGLDDEDDDDLLADTADKDGDDDEDAGEAKPNGEERAENAQTATTGEPENKA is encoded by the exons ATGAG CCGGCATCCATCTACAAAATGGGCTCAAAAATCGGATACTGTTTATATTACAATTGAGCTGCCGGATGCAAAGGATGTTAAGCTCACATTGCAGCCTGAAGGTCGTTTCTATTTCTCTGCAACCAGCGGAGCAGAGAACATTCCATATGAGCTCGATCTGGAGTTGCTTGATAAGGTTGATGTTGAT GAGAGTAAAACTGCCGTTGGCTTGAGGACCATATGCTACCTCATCAAGAAAGCAGAGAAGAAATGGTGGAGCAGGTTGTTAAAGCAGGAAGGGAAGCCTCCTGTCTATTTGAAAGTTGACTGGGACAAGTGGATTGATGAAGATGATGAGAAGGAAAACAAAT TTGGGGGCATGAATTTTGATGACATGGACTTCTCG AACTTGAATATGGGTGGTGCTGATGATGGGCTTGATGATGAGGATGATGACGATTTGTTGGCTGATACTGCTGATAAAGATGGAG ATGACGATGAAGATGCTGGAGAAGCCAAGCCAAATGGAGAAGAAAGGGCGGAGAATGCTCAAACTGCAACTACTGGTGAACCTGAAAACAAAGCATGA